Proteins encoded within one genomic window of Platichthys flesus chromosome 17, fPlaFle2.1, whole genome shotgun sequence:
- the LOC133972150 gene encoding zinc finger and BTB domain-containing protein 12-like, with the protein METLCFRLPGHGDKTLKHMNSLRFRQQFCDITIVASNNQTFKGHKVVLAACSPFLRDQFLLNPSPRLQVSMLYSARVVCDLLQSCYTGTLQFNPEEIVNYLTAASYLQMEHIVEHCRGALKKYIQLKNPSPPRATAEESLSQPVIVSGSIYTMASPPTSRPSPVDPHSPAGRSMEDNSGDMSAQGSSHHHEDSPVLDDPCIKVNASDEEEETRPEDFDVFRVYISEEEQMNRNREEETGAPTDGPQDACYPETDDVVMGGEGSEYELDHTKVDLSAGGLSMEGLRAFRRRLSDPKIGRGRGGGRGRGLKRRKWASSQEKRPLGMAHQQDLWYMATAGLGGGIGLDFNQEGMKTGSYLPVDLPQLDFSVGDTQAENVSPLGGSSLNQYSLEESSRGAGEGSSGLTNEGGDESVAVVGSTSSVSGPVICEHCGMTFPSSHSLAVHSRSTHLLYVCPCCGKHFHHSANFTRHMAVHRGAGKTHQCPLCYKTFTQKSTLIDHMNLHSGERPHHCAYCHARFAHKPALRRHLKEQHGKTTGQNSLYEQEEIERARGAAGRIREEEQECLVTEQAS; encoded by the exons ATGGAGACGCTTTGTTTCCGGTTGCCGGGTCACGGGGACAAGACCCTGAAGCACATGAATTCCCTGAGGTTCCGCCAGCAATTCTGTGACATCACCATTGTAGCCAGCAACAACCAGACCTTCAAGGGACATAAAGTGGTGCTCGCTGCCTGCTCGCCTTTCCTGAGGGACCAGTTCCTCCTCAACCCGTCCCCGAGGCTTCAG GTGTCGATGCTGTATAGCGCTCGGGTTGTGTGTGATCTGCTCCAGTCCTGCTACACCGGCACACTGCAGTTTAACCCAGAGGAGATCGTCAACTACCTGACGGCTGCCAGCTATCTGCAGATGGAGCATATTGTGGAGCACTGCCGGGGAGCTCTGAAGAAGTACATCCAGTTAAAGAACCCCAGTCCGCCAAGG GCGACTGCAGAGGAGAGTCTGTCTCAGCCAGTGATTGTCAGTGGCAGCATTTATACCATGGCATCACCCCCCACCAGCCGGCCTTCCCCTGTGGACCCACACAGTCCAGCAGGACGATCGATGGAGGACAACAGCGGGGACATGTCCGCTCAGGGCAGCAGTCATCACCACGAAGACAGTCCGGTTCTGGATGACCCATGTATTAag GTTAATGCAtcagacgaggaggaagagaccaGACCAGAGGACTTTGATGTGTTTAGAGTTTATATCTCCGAAGAGGAGCAGATGAACaggaacagggaggaggagacgggagcTCCCACCGATGGACCTCAAGATGCTTGTTACCCAGAGACAGATGATGTTGTGATGGGAGGAGAAGGCAGTGAATACGAATTGGATCATACCAAAGTGGATCTCAGCGCTGGGGGCCTTTCAATGGAGGGTCTCCGTGCTTTCAGACGCAGACTTTCCGACCCTAAAATTGGACGGGGCAGAGGGGGTGGCAGGGGGAGGGGTTTAAAGAGGAGAAAGTGGGCGTCGTCTCAAGAGAAAAGACCTCTGGGCATGGCTCACCAACAGGATCTGTGGTACATGGCCACGGCTGGACTTGGAGGGGGTATTGGGCTGGACTTCAACCAGGAAGGGATGAAGACAGGAAGTTACTTACCAGTTGACCTCCCACAGTTAGACTTCAGTGTGGGTGACACTCAGGCAGAAAATGTGTCACCACTGGGAGGCAGCAGTTTGAACCAGTATTCTCTGGAGGAGTCGAGCAGAGGCGCTGGTGAGGGGAGTTCAGGGCTGACGAATGAAGGAGGGGACGAGTCCGTCGCAGTGGTGGGGTCCACGTCCAGCGTGTCAGGGCCTGTAATATGTGAGCACTGCGGCATGactttcccctcctctcactctctagCCGTCCACTCCCGCTCCACGCACTTGCTGTACGTCTGCCCCTGCTGCGGCAAACACTTCCACCACTCGGCCAACTTCACCCGGCACATGGCCGTGCACCGGGGGGCCGGCAAAACCCACCAGTGCCCCTTGTGTTATAAGACTTTCACTCAAAAGTCCACACTCATAGATCACATGAACCTCCACAGTGGCGAGCGCCCACACCACTGCGCCTACTGCCACGCCCGCTTCGCTCACAAGCCCGCTCTGCGGCGCCACCTGAAGGAGCAGCACGGAAAAACCACCGGGCAGAACTCCCTGTATGAGCAGGAGGAGATTGAGAGGGCGAGAGGGGCAGCTGGAAGAATACGAGAGGAGGAACAAGAATGTCTGGTGACTGAACAAGCGTCATAG
- the nelfe gene encoding negative elongation factor E, producing MVVSRCDVTFTRRCCRRAAAFAVRIMVAFPSSLTEEEEALQKKYAKLKKKKKALLALKKQSSTNQTNQSGLKRTLSDQPVVDTATATEQAKRLIKSGAISAIKSENKNSGFKRSRMLEIKLKDPEKGQVPAFLPFQRSFSVDEEPPEAGKRSQRKSLYESFVSSKDRYRDEEEGGGSSASRDVDRDRDRDRDRDRERERDRERELDKERDKEKERVKDKGKEKDIEIDIDKDKDKDTVSDKEKEKERERERDRERDRERERERERERDRERDGDRDRDRDGDRDRDRERDRSRDRDRERERDGPFRRSDSYPERRGVRKGNTVYVYGSGLVEDSLRAAFSQQGNIIDLSMDNPRNCAFITFEKMESADQAVAELNGSTVGDVHIKVSIARKQPMLDAATGKSVWASLAVQNSTKGSYRDKRNQVVYSEDFL from the exons ATGGTAGTCAGTCGCTGTGACGTCACATTTACGCGTCGTTGTTGTCGCCGTGCAGCAGCGTTTG CGGTTCGCATCATGGTGGCGTTTCCGAGTTCACtgacggaggaagaagaggcccTGCAAAAGAAATAtgcaaaactgaagaaaaag aaaAAGGCACTGCTCGCCTTGAAGAAGCAAAGTTCCACCAACCAGACAAACCAGAGTGGCTTGAAACGAA CATTGTCAGACCAGCCCGTCGTTGATACTGCAACAGCGACAGAACAAGCAAAGAGGCTCATCAAGTCAGGAGCCATCAGCGCCATCAAATCAGAGAACAAGAACTCTGGCTTCAAACGCTCTCGCATGCTGGAGATTAAACTCAAG GACCCTGAGAAAGGCCAAGTTCCTGCTTTCTTACCATTCCAGAGGAGTTTCTCTGTAGATGAAGAGCCACCTGAG GCTGGGAAGAGATCCCAAAGGAAATCTCTGTACGAGAG CTTTGTCAGTTCAAAAGACCGATACcgggatgaagaagagggaggcGGCAGTTCAGCCAGCCGCGATGtggatagagacagagacagagatagagacagagacagagagagagagcgagaccgCGAAAGAGAACTGGACAAAGAgcgagacaaagaaaaagagcgagtcaaagacaaaggaaaagagaaagacataGAAATAGAcatagacaaagacaaagacaaggaCACCGTCTCAgacaaggagaaggagaaggagagggagagagagagggatagggAGAGGgatagggagagggagagggagagggagagggagagggatagggagagggatggagacagagacagagacagagatggggacagggacagagatcgagaaagagacagaagcagagatagggaccgagagagagagagagatggaccaTTTAGAC GGTCAGACTCGTACCCAGAGCGGAGAGGAGTGCGGAAGGGGAACACGGTGTATGTTTACGGCTCTGGGCTCGTCGAGGACAGCCTGCGTGCCGCTTTCTCTCAACAAGGAAACATCATCGACCTCTCCATGGACAACCCACGCAA TTGTGCATTTATCACATTTGAGAAGATGGAGTCTGCAGACCAGGCTGTAGCAGAG TTGAACGGAAGCACGGTTGGAGACGTTCACATCAAAGTCAGCATCGCCAGGAAGCAGCCCATGCTGGACGCTGCCACCGGCAAATCAGTGTGGGCTTCATTGG CGGTGCAGAACAGCACTAAAGGCTCCTACAGGGACAAGAGGAACCAGGTCGTGTACAGTGAGGATTTCCTCTGA